The proteins below come from a single Streptomyces spongiicola genomic window:
- a CDS encoding CBS domain-containing protein, with amino-acid sequence MKTSKVGEVMTPEVVRTCRETPSGDVAGLLARHRISGLPVVDADDKVLGVVSETDLLGRRAAPARRAGGGRLRLPALRRQARVAAAEARAMTAGRLMSTPAITVHPEQPVADAARVMERHHIKRLPVVDEEDRLIGIATRRDLLRVFLRTDEEIRREIVEEVLAGALRLPPHSAVVSVRNGTATLAGRVERRSDIPVAVRLSWRVDGVVGVMSSLTFRVDDTRPPGKDPARGITHPSLPEW; translated from the coding sequence GTGAAGACATCCAAGGTCGGCGAGGTCATGACCCCCGAGGTCGTCCGGACGTGCCGGGAGACGCCGTCCGGGGACGTGGCGGGGCTGCTTGCCCGGCACCGGATCAGCGGCCTGCCGGTGGTGGACGCCGATGACAAGGTCCTCGGCGTGGTCTCCGAGACCGACCTGCTCGGCCGGCGGGCGGCGCCGGCGCGGCGAGCCGGGGGCGGCCGTCTGCGGCTGCCGGCGCTGCGCCGGCAGGCCCGTGTCGCCGCCGCCGAGGCCCGTGCCATGACCGCGGGGCGGCTGATGTCCACACCGGCGATCACCGTGCACCCGGAGCAACCCGTCGCGGACGCGGCGCGTGTGATGGAGCGTCACCACATCAAGCGACTGCCCGTGGTGGACGAGGAGGACCGCCTGATCGGCATCGCCACTCGCCGCGACCTGCTGCGGGTCTTCCTGCGCACCGACGAGGAGATCCGCCGGGAGATCGTCGAAGAGGTGCTGGCCGGTGCCCTGCGCCTGCCACCGCACAGCGCCGTCGTCTCGGTCCGCAACGGGACGGCCACGTTGGCGGGGCGGGTGGAGCGCCGCAGCGACATCCCGGTGGCCGTCCGGCTGAGCTGGCGGGTGGACGGCGTGGTGGGGGTGATGAGCAGTCTCACGTTCCGCGTCGACGACACCCGCCCGCCCGGGAAGGACCCCGCTCGCGGGATCACCCACCCTTCGCTTCCCGAGTGGTGA
- a CDS encoding universal stress protein, which translates to MSGVVVVGVDGSASSLAAVEAAAREARLRGAGLRVVHAFIWPAMGVPLGPSPMGPAEGGLRNMAERYVAEAVERARAAEPGVEVSDAVVTGEPLTVLEAQSRAAELVVVGSRGMGGFVGLLVGSTAVHLAAHGRCPVLVVREQPAAEGPIVLGADGSTAGEAAVDFAFAEAELRKAPLVALHAWTTWNALMPAPKDPSMPYANPQGALAGEEERLLSEALAGHQERYPGVVVEHRAVHGATRTALIEASRSAQLVVTGARGRGGFTGLLLGSVSQALLHHAHCPVAVVRAAVARH; encoded by the coding sequence ATGAGCGGTGTGGTGGTAGTCGGTGTGGACGGGTCGGCGTCGAGTCTCGCCGCGGTCGAGGCCGCGGCACGGGAAGCGCGTTTGCGTGGGGCGGGGTTGCGGGTGGTGCACGCGTTCATCTGGCCCGCGATGGGCGTGCCCCTGGGCCCGTCGCCGATGGGGCCGGCCGAGGGCGGACTGCGGAACATGGCCGAGCGGTACGTGGCCGAGGCCGTCGAGCGGGCGCGCGCCGCGGAACCGGGGGTCGAGGTCAGCGACGCCGTGGTGACGGGCGAGCCGCTGACGGTCCTGGAGGCGCAGTCGCGAGCGGCCGAGCTGGTGGTGGTCGGGTCCCGCGGCATGGGCGGGTTCGTCGGGCTGCTGGTCGGGTCGACCGCCGTACATCTGGCGGCACACGGCCGGTGCCCGGTGCTGGTCGTGCGTGAGCAGCCGGCTGCGGAGGGCCCCATCGTGCTGGGTGCCGACGGCTCGACGGCGGGCGAGGCGGCGGTGGACTTCGCGTTCGCGGAGGCCGAGCTGCGGAAGGCGCCTCTGGTGGCGCTGCACGCCTGGACCACGTGGAACGCGCTGATGCCCGCACCGAAGGACCCGTCGATGCCGTATGCGAACCCGCAGGGCGCCCTCGCCGGGGAGGAGGAGCGCCTGCTGTCCGAGGCGCTCGCCGGCCACCAGGAGCGCTACCCGGGCGTGGTGGTGGAACACAGGGCGGTGCACGGAGCGACCCGGACGGCGCTGATCGAGGCGAGCCGGTCCGCCCAGCTGGTGGTCACCGGTGCCCGTGGCCGGGGCGGCTTCACCGGGCTGCTGCTCGGCTCGGTCAGCCAGGCGCTGCTGCACCACGCCCACTGCCCGGTCGCGGTGGTACGCGCAGCGGTCGCGCGGCACTGA
- a CDS encoding universal stress protein yields the protein MIVGVDGSPSSTGAVEVAAREAQLRGAGLRIVHAFDRVPEPLPVVGAPPWNPADHGLEPMAWEALAGTEERARAIAPDIRITRSMVAGDALEVLETESRSASLAVVGSRGTGRFAGLLVGSTAVHLAAHGRCPLMVVRGRPDPAGAVVLAVDGSEAGEAAVEFAFTEAALRGAPLVAVHVWNTWSEGAYEGPGDPLTAVVTDVERIREAEQRLLDETVASWQKAHPRVVVERRLVRSRIRPALIDASRGAQLVVTGARGRGGFTGLLLGSVSQALLHHAHCPVAIVRGKE from the coding sequence GTGATCGTGGGCGTGGACGGCTCCCCCTCCAGCACGGGCGCGGTCGAGGTCGCGGCCCGCGAGGCTCAGCTGCGCGGTGCGGGGCTGCGGATCGTGCACGCGTTCGACAGGGTGCCCGAACCCCTGCCGGTCGTCGGCGCACCACCGTGGAACCCCGCCGATCACGGCCTGGAGCCGATGGCGTGGGAGGCACTGGCGGGCACCGAGGAGCGGGCGCGCGCGATCGCGCCGGACATCCGGATCACCCGCTCGATGGTGGCCGGAGACGCGCTCGAGGTGCTGGAGACCGAGTCTCGGTCCGCGTCGCTGGCGGTGGTCGGCAGCCGGGGCACGGGCAGGTTCGCCGGTCTGCTGGTGGGTTCGACGGCGGTGCATCTTGCCGCCCACGGCCGGTGCCCGCTGATGGTGGTCCGGGGCCGCCCCGATCCGGCCGGTGCGGTGGTACTCGCCGTGGACGGCTCCGAAGCCGGCGAGGCGGCGGTGGAGTTCGCGTTCACCGAGGCGGCGTTGCGCGGGGCGCCGCTTGTCGCCGTGCATGTGTGGAACACCTGGAGCGAGGGCGCCTACGAGGGCCCCGGCGACCCCCTGACCGCGGTGGTGACGGACGTCGAGCGTATCCGCGAGGCCGAACAGCGGCTGCTGGACGAGACGGTGGCCAGCTGGCAGAAGGCCCATCCGCGGGTCGTGGTGGAGCGGCGCCTGGTGCGCTCCCGGATTCGCCCGGCCCTGATCGACGCCAGTCGCGGCGCGCAGCTGGTGGTGACCGGTGCCCGTGGCCGGGGCGGCTTCACCGGGCTGCTGCTCGGCTCGGTCAGCCAGGCGCTGCTGCACCACGCCCACTGCCCCGTCGCCATCGTCCGCGGCAAGGAGTGA
- a CDS encoding response regulator, translated as MADSEHPGSDNPIRVFLMDDHEVVRRGVRDLLDDEPDITVVGEAGTAEQALARVPALRPQVAVLDVRLPDGDGVTVCRELRSRMPELSCLMLTSFDDEEALLDSIMAGASGYVLKQIQGTGLVSAVRTVAAGQSLLDPSATARLMTRLRQGQEPEPEPDALPGLTEREREILALIGEGLTNRQIGRRLYLAEKTVKNHISRLLAKLGVERRVQAAVIATQAQERQKHDVH; from the coding sequence ATGGCGGACAGCGAGCACCCCGGTAGCGACAACCCCATCCGCGTCTTCCTCATGGACGACCACGAGGTGGTGCGGCGCGGTGTGCGCGACCTGCTGGACGACGAGCCGGACATCACCGTGGTCGGCGAGGCGGGCACGGCGGAGCAGGCCCTCGCGCGGGTTCCCGCGCTGCGCCCGCAGGTGGCCGTGCTCGACGTGCGCCTGCCCGACGGCGACGGGGTGACCGTCTGCCGCGAGCTGCGCTCACGCATGCCGGAACTGTCCTGCCTGATGCTGACCTCGTTCGACGACGAGGAAGCCCTGCTCGACTCGATCATGGCCGGCGCCTCCGGATACGTGCTGAAGCAGATCCAGGGCACGGGTCTGGTCTCGGCCGTCCGCACCGTGGCCGCCGGCCAGTCCCTGCTCGACCCGAGCGCCACCGCCAGGCTGATGACCCGGCTGCGTCAGGGCCAGGAGCCCGAGCCCGAGCCGGACGCCCTGCCGGGGCTGACCGAGCGGGAGCGGGAGATCCTGGCCCTGATCGGTGAGGGGCTGACCAACCGCCAGATCGGCCGGCGGCTCTACCTCGCCGAGAAGACGGTCAAGAACCACATCTCCCGCCTGCTGGCCAAGCTTGGTGTGGAGCGGCGTGTCCAGGCCGCGGTCATCGCCACCCAGGCGCAGGAAAGGCAGAAGCACGACGTCCACTGA
- a CDS encoding pyridoxamine 5'-phosphate oxidase family protein yields the protein MFHTDGFRVLDRRECLRLLAEVPVGRVVYTRQALPAVLPVNFRLDADASVLMCTSPASDLVRAVDGAVVAFEADEFDAATRSGWSVVVTGLATLVTDPAEHERLSRTGPRSWMPLRDGVFVRIESEMVTGRELGRAPGAQ from the coding sequence ATGTTCCATACGGACGGCTTTCGCGTACTCGACCGGCGGGAGTGCCTGCGGCTGCTGGCCGAGGTGCCGGTGGGCCGTGTGGTGTACACCCGGCAGGCACTTCCCGCGGTCCTCCCCGTCAACTTCCGCCTGGACGCGGACGCCTCCGTGCTGATGTGCACCTCGCCCGCCTCGGATCTCGTAAGGGCCGTCGACGGCGCCGTGGTCGCCTTCGAGGCCGACGAGTTCGACGCCGCCACCCGGTCCGGCTGGAGCGTGGTCGTCACCGGGCTGGCCACCCTGGTGACCGATCCCGCCGAGCACGAGCGGCTTTCACGGACCGGTCCCAGGTCCTGGATGCCGTTGCGGGACGGGGTGTTCGTACGGATCGAGTCGGAGATGGTCACCGGGCGCGAACTCGGGAGAGCACCCGGCGCGCAGTGA
- a CDS encoding sensor histidine kinase, with amino-acid sequence MAESPVPGRKDVPTAPQLRLDELLEGLQAQVEQVRATRDRVHTLLDAVLSIGTDLDLDVVLRRITESAVTLVDARYGALGVLGEEGRIRRFITVGMDEDTIEAIGHYPEGQGILGLLIKEPEPLRLADLGRHPGSVGFPEGHPPMTTFLGAPVRVRDQVFGNLYLTDKRGGAEFDDDDEAVLRTLAAAAGVAIGNARLYEESRHRELRLAASSELTRNLLSGTGTEQVLHQIAATVRALSGADLVTLAVPFDGGGELVVEAAEGELAEHVHGLVLPAATLAAQVYHSNRRFMSSALSEEPQGGGGSASRIGLGPGFLLPLGGAEHVRGVLQVANLPGGTEFTDATVTMISGFADQAALALEIAEHRREAEHLMVLSDRDRIARDLHDLAIQRLFASGLTLNSVLGRVADRPQVAERVQRVVDDLDDTIKTVRGTIYALRERDRADGRGGLRGKLLAETDRAATVLGFAPALRMTGLLDTDVPDGHAEQLLAVLREALSNTARHARATAVEVTAETDGSRLRLRVADNGRGIDPAVTRRSGLDNLVRRATGLGGSFALTANRPTGAVAEWTVPLPARTPA; translated from the coding sequence ATGGCGGAGAGTCCGGTGCCGGGGCGGAAGGACGTTCCCACGGCACCCCAGCTACGGCTGGATGAGCTGCTGGAGGGCCTTCAGGCACAGGTGGAGCAGGTCCGCGCGACACGGGACCGGGTGCATACGCTGCTGGACGCGGTCCTCTCCATCGGCACCGATCTGGATCTCGACGTCGTGCTGCGCCGCATCACCGAGTCCGCCGTGACCCTGGTGGACGCCCGGTACGGGGCCCTCGGCGTGCTGGGCGAGGAGGGGAGGATCCGGCGGTTCATCACGGTCGGCATGGACGAGGACACGATCGAGGCGATCGGCCACTACCCCGAGGGCCAGGGCATCCTGGGACTGCTGATCAAGGAGCCGGAGCCGCTGCGCCTGGCCGACCTGGGCCGGCATCCCGGCTCCGTCGGCTTCCCCGAGGGGCACCCGCCGATGACGACGTTCCTCGGTGCGCCGGTGCGCGTGCGTGATCAGGTCTTCGGCAACCTGTACCTGACCGACAAGCGGGGCGGGGCGGAGTTCGACGACGACGACGAGGCGGTGCTGCGCACCCTGGCCGCCGCGGCCGGCGTCGCGATCGGCAATGCCCGCCTGTACGAGGAATCCCGGCACCGCGAGCTGCGGCTGGCGGCGAGCAGCGAGCTGACCCGCAACCTGCTGTCGGGCACCGGCACGGAACAGGTCCTGCACCAGATCGCCGCCACGGTCAGAGCGCTGTCCGGTGCCGATCTGGTGACACTGGCGGTCCCGTTCGACGGCGGCGGCGAACTGGTGGTCGAGGCCGCCGAGGGCGAACTCGCCGAGCACGTACACGGGCTCGTGCTGCCGGCCGCCACACTGGCCGCGCAGGTCTACCACTCCAACCGGCGGTTCATGAGCAGCGCCCTGTCGGAGGAGCCCCAGGGCGGGGGCGGCTCCGCGTCACGAATCGGCCTGGGCCCCGGATTCCTGCTCCCCCTGGGCGGGGCCGAGCACGTGCGCGGCGTCCTGCAGGTCGCGAACCTGCCGGGCGGCACGGAGTTCACCGACGCCACCGTGACCATGATCAGCGGTTTCGCCGACCAGGCCGCGCTCGCCCTGGAGATCGCCGAGCACCGGCGCGAGGCCGAGCACCTCATGGTCCTGAGCGACCGGGACCGCATCGCCCGCGACCTGCACGACCTGGCCATCCAGCGGCTGTTCGCGTCCGGGCTGACGCTGAACTCGGTCCTGGGCCGGGTCGCCGACCGGCCGCAGGTGGCCGAGCGGGTGCAGCGCGTGGTCGACGACCTCGACGACACCATCAAGACCGTGCGCGGCACGATCTACGCACTGCGCGAGCGTGACCGTGCCGACGGCCGCGGCGGACTGCGCGGGAAGCTGCTGGCCGAGACCGACCGGGCCGCCACCGTGCTCGGCTTCGCCCCCGCCCTGCGCATGACCGGCCTGCTGGACACGGACGTCCCCGACGGTCATGCCGAGCAGTTGCTGGCGGTGCTGCGCGAGGCCCTCTCGAACACCGCCCGGCATGCCCGGGCGACCGCCGTCGAGGTGACCGCCGAGACCGACGGCTCACGGCTGCGGCTGCGCGTCGCCGACAACGGCAGGGGAATCGACCCGGCCGTCACCCGTCGCAGCGGCCTGGACAACCTCGTCCGGCGCGCCACCGGTCTCGGCGGCAGCTTCGCCCTCACCGCGAACCGGCCCACCGGCGCCGTCGCGGAATGGACGGTGCCGCTGCCCGCGCGGACACCAGCCTGA
- a CDS encoding iron ABC transporter permease, protein MAVTASPPATRPPAAPSRTGAAAVTAALVLLVAVLAVVDITQGTAAVGAPEVWKALTGRAEPGDASVVIASRLPRMAAGLLVGAVLGMAGAALQAVSRNVLASPDTLAVNAGSYLALGLATVTGVSLPLVASSGVAFAGGLAAAAVVLGLSGLGTGTVRLVLAGSALMLGLTAVTESLLLLFPQQTEGLYRWNQGSISQNGFDGVLQMAPLGVIGLVGLLLVARRLDALALGEDAARGLGVPVRATRVTVVVLAALLSAAAVTLAGPIGFVGLCAPALVRPLARRFRAYSRARAGIPVAGLAGAVLVLGSDVLLRAVVPADVAVAVPTGVATSLVGALFLVVMAARVRDAGGAGAAAADRLRIRSRAVFLTTTAVLVAVLAGVAIAAVLLGDSKLLLGDVVNWAQGRAGRTVGFVLDTRVPRVLAALCAGAALALAGTLVQAVTRNPLAEPAILGVSGGAALGAVLLVTTVASAGSWSVAGAAFAGAAASSVVVFGLAARGGFRQNRLVLVGFGVATGSAAVISLLIVLTDPFNATKALTWLSGSTYGRNPVDVVPLAAVLAVAGSVAVVRRTELDLVSLDEDTPRLLGLDPARGRLGFLVLSVLLAAAAVAAAGTIGFVGLVAPHAARALVGRRHVRVVPVAVLLGASLVCVADLLGRTVIAPAQLGAGLMTAVIGTPYFLYLLIRTRR, encoded by the coding sequence ATGGCCGTCACCGCTTCCCCGCCCGCCACCCGTCCGCCGGCCGCCCCGTCCCGGACGGGCGCGGCCGCGGTGACGGCCGCACTGGTCCTCCTCGTCGCGGTCCTCGCGGTCGTCGACATCACCCAGGGCACGGCCGCCGTCGGCGCGCCCGAGGTGTGGAAGGCGCTCACCGGTCGCGCCGAGCCGGGCGACGCGTCCGTGGTCATCGCCTCCCGGCTCCCCCGCATGGCCGCGGGGCTGCTCGTCGGGGCCGTGCTCGGCATGGCGGGCGCCGCGCTCCAGGCGGTGAGCCGCAACGTGCTCGCCTCCCCCGACACCCTGGCGGTGAACGCCGGCTCCTATCTGGCCCTGGGCCTGGCCACCGTCACCGGGGTCTCGCTGCCGCTCGTCGCCTCCTCAGGCGTGGCGTTCGCCGGCGGTCTGGCGGCGGCGGCCGTGGTGCTCGGGCTGTCGGGCCTGGGCACCGGCACCGTGCGGCTCGTCCTCGCCGGCAGCGCCCTGATGCTGGGGCTGACCGCCGTCACCGAGAGCCTGCTGCTGCTCTTCCCGCAGCAGACGGAGGGGCTCTACCGCTGGAACCAGGGCAGCATCTCGCAGAACGGCTTCGACGGCGTGCTTCAGATGGCGCCACTCGGCGTGATCGGCCTCGTCGGGCTGCTGCTCGTGGCGCGCAGGCTGGACGCCCTGGCGCTCGGCGAGGACGCGGCGCGCGGGCTCGGCGTCCCCGTCCGGGCGACCCGGGTCACGGTGGTCGTGCTCGCCGCGCTGCTCTCGGCGGCGGCGGTCACCCTCGCCGGGCCGATCGGGTTCGTGGGACTGTGCGCCCCGGCCCTGGTACGGCCGCTCGCGCGCCGGTTCCGGGCGTACTCCCGGGCGCGTGCGGGCATACCCGTCGCCGGTCTGGCCGGTGCGGTGCTGGTCCTCGGGTCGGATGTGCTGCTGCGTGCCGTGGTGCCCGCCGACGTGGCGGTCGCCGTGCCGACGGGCGTGGCCACCAGCCTCGTCGGCGCACTGTTCCTGGTCGTGATGGCCGCCCGGGTCAGGGATGCGGGCGGTGCGGGGGCCGCTGCCGCCGACCGGCTGCGCATCCGGAGCCGGGCCGTCTTCCTGACCACCACGGCCGTGCTGGTCGCCGTGCTCGCGGGCGTGGCGATCGCCGCGGTACTGCTGGGCGACAGCAAACTGCTGCTCGGCGACGTGGTGAACTGGGCCCAGGGCAGGGCCGGTCGCACGGTCGGGTTCGTCCTGGACACCCGGGTGCCCCGGGTCCTCGCGGCCCTGTGCGCGGGCGCCGCGCTCGCCCTCGCCGGGACGCTGGTGCAGGCCGTGACCCGCAATCCGCTGGCCGAACCCGCCATCCTGGGCGTCTCCGGAGGGGCGGCGCTCGGTGCCGTGCTCCTGGTGACGACGGTGGCCTCGGCCGGATCGTGGAGCGTGGCCGGGGCGGCGTTCGCCGGCGCCGCGGCCAGTTCCGTCGTCGTCTTCGGACTCGCCGCGCGGGGCGGCTTCCGGCAGAACCGGCTCGTACTCGTCGGCTTCGGTGTCGCCACCGGCAGTGCCGCGGTCATCAGTCTCCTGATCGTCCTCACCGACCCGTTCAACGCGACGAAGGCGCTCACCTGGCTGTCGGGTTCGACGTACGGGCGGAACCCGGTCGACGTGGTCCCGCTGGCGGCCGTACTGGCCGTGGCCGGGTCGGTCGCGGTGGTCCGGCGCACCGAACTGGACCTGGTGTCGCTGGACGAGGACACCCCGAGGCTGCTCGGGCTCGATCCGGCGCGGGGGCGGCTGGGATTCCTCGTACTGAGCGTGCTGCTCGCGGCCGCCGCCGTCGCCGCCGCCGGCACGATCGGCTTCGTGGGGCTCGTGGCCCCGCACGCGGCGCGGGCGCTGGTGGGCCGGCGGCATGTGCGGGTGGTGCCGGTGGCCGTGCTTCTCGGGGCCTCGCTGGTGTGCGTCGCGGACCTGCTGGGCCGCACCGTGATCGCCCCGGCGCAGCTCGGCGCCGGCCTGATGACCGCGGTGATCGGGACGCCGTACTTCCTGTACCTGCTGATCCGCACCCGCCGGTAG
- a CDS encoding iron-siderophore ABC transporter substrate-binding protein — protein sequence MRRIIPTAAVATAAALALTACGTTEPAADGDAKKAAEPITLTDATGAKVTLDGPAEKVAGTEWNVVESLVSLGVDPVGVADVKGYTTWDTAVPLKNEPRDIGTRGEPSMDTIASLSPDLIVATSDLPPAAVKQLRKVAPVLEVRAADAADPIGRMTGNLDLIAKATGTTEQAETLKKDFEAKLAEGRKTLADAGLAGTPYAFADGYVVSNQVSIRPYTSGSLIGAVNERIGLKNAWTVEGDPGYGLAATDVEGLTKLGDVQFAYIGSDGDKASTPFNGVLAEDPVWKSLPFVKKGDVHRLPDGIWMFGGPESMGKYVDAAVQALTK from the coding sequence ATGAGACGCATCATCCCCACCGCCGCGGTCGCGACCGCGGCGGCCCTCGCCCTGACCGCCTGCGGGACGACGGAGCCCGCCGCCGACGGCGACGCGAAGAAGGCCGCGGAGCCGATCACCCTCACCGACGCCACCGGCGCGAAGGTGACGCTCGACGGCCCCGCCGAGAAGGTCGCCGGAACGGAGTGGAACGTCGTCGAGAGCCTGGTGTCGCTGGGCGTCGACCCCGTCGGCGTCGCGGACGTCAAGGGCTACACGACCTGGGACACCGCCGTACCGTTGAAGAACGAGCCCAGGGACATCGGCACCCGCGGCGAGCCGAGCATGGACACGATCGCGTCCCTGTCGCCGGACCTGATCGTCGCCACCAGCGATCTGCCGCCGGCCGCGGTGAAGCAGCTGCGCAAGGTCGCGCCGGTACTGGAGGTGCGCGCGGCGGACGCGGCGGACCCCATCGGGCGGATGACCGGGAACCTCGACCTGATCGCGAAGGCCACCGGCACCACGGAGCAGGCGGAGACGCTCAAGAAGGACTTCGAGGCGAAGCTCGCCGAGGGCAGGAAGACCCTCGCCGACGCCGGACTTGCCGGCACCCCGTACGCCTTCGCCGACGGCTATGTCGTCTCCAACCAGGTCTCGATCAGGCCGTACACGAGCGGCTCGCTCATCGGCGCCGTCAACGAGAGGATCGGCCTGAAGAACGCCTGGACGGTCGAGGGCGACCCGGGATACGGGCTGGCCGCGACCGACGTCGAGGGCCTCACCAAGCTCGGCGACGTGCAGTTCGCCTACATCGGCAGCGACGGCGACAAGGCGAGCACTCCCTTCAACGGCGTGCTCGCCGAGGACCCGGTGTGGAAGTCGCTGCCCTTCGTGAAGAAGGGCGACGTCCACCGGCTGCCCGACGGCATCTGGATGTTCGGCGGCCCCGAGTCGATGGGGAAGTACGTCGACGCCGCGGTCCAGGCGCTGACGAAGTAG
- a CDS encoding ABC transporter ATP-binding protein: protein MRVGEENTAPGSRGHELSATGVTVAYERVDVVHDASLTLRPGEVTVLVGPNGSGKSTLLRTLARLQRPRTADIVIDADTDGLALTPRQFSRHVALLTQGRPTPGGLTVRDVVEFGRYPYRSRWGTSDPGGRAAVDRALALSGVAELAHRGAEHLSGGQLQRVWLACCLAQDTGVVLLDEPTTYLDLRYQVELLDLVRDLADVHGIAVGAVLHDLDQAAAVADRIVLLHEGRVVAEGLPEEVLTAQRLTDAYGIRVEVDTDPLTGRLRTRAIGRHHSRTERLSTTS from the coding sequence GTGAGAGTCGGTGAGGAGAACACGGCCCCAGGGTCCCGCGGTCATGAGCTGTCGGCCACGGGTGTCACCGTGGCATACGAACGTGTCGACGTCGTGCACGACGCGTCCCTGACGCTGCGGCCCGGCGAGGTGACCGTGCTGGTGGGGCCGAACGGCAGCGGGAAGTCGACGCTGCTGCGCACCCTGGCGCGGCTGCAACGACCCAGGACGGCGGACATCGTCATCGACGCCGACACGGACGGGCTCGCCCTGACCCCGCGGCAGTTCTCCCGCCACGTCGCGCTGCTGACGCAGGGGCGTCCCACACCAGGTGGGCTCACCGTGCGCGACGTCGTCGAGTTCGGCCGGTACCCGTACCGGAGCCGCTGGGGTACGTCGGACCCGGGCGGCCGGGCCGCGGTGGACCGCGCGCTCGCCCTGAGCGGCGTCGCCGAACTCGCCCACCGGGGAGCGGAGCATCTCTCCGGAGGGCAGTTGCAGCGGGTGTGGCTCGCCTGCTGCCTCGCCCAGGACACCGGGGTGGTGCTGCTCGACGAACCGACCACCTACCTCGACCTGCGCTACCAGGTCGAACTCCTCGACCTCGTCCGCGACCTCGCTGACGTCCACGGGATCGCCGTCGGCGCGGTGCTCCACGACCTCGACCAGGCCGCGGCCGTCGCCGACCGGATCGTGCTGCTCCACGAGGGCCGGGTCGTCGCCGAAGGCCTCCCCGAGGAGGTCCTCACGGCGCAGCGGCTGACCGACGCGTACGGCATCCGCGTCGAGGTCGACACCGATCCCCTGACGGGCCGGCTGCGCACCCGCGCCATCGGCCGGCACCACTCGCGAACCGAAAGGCTCAGTACCACCTCATGA